The Vespula vulgaris chromosome 22, iyVesVulg1.1, whole genome shotgun sequence genome window below encodes:
- the LOC127071500 gene encoding polycomb group protein Psc-like isoform X2, producing the protein MIAGHSDELTRLGLSSSMETCEKEKPLVKDLNEHIVCPLCRGYLVDATTLTECLHSFCRGCIVRRLSNGARLCPVCNVSASPPLLPDPRLQRLVYLVVPGLFRSEVERRRHFRLVNPQCPPLPSPFGALELTLDDFVSLSLRELTDSKDEETRGERSVSSAVEEKGNEETSVREPTTRYLKCPAAVTVRHLVRLLTLKRGWEEMNSGVNTANRIEMTCEDYNGDPRGRRKPDVLEMSWTLLDLACIFGWKKEAPLKLFYRIVRKEETASTSKSSPCNEDTNKDGPTMENIQRPPTPPPSPKPVQENDVESRRTFGTGTEAPRALETTKEREKETKSKKPRCEVTPVMRAPDPVGISSVAMQQSNHASESSRTKELARLEHRKRRKRRNKRVIAEITTTPREDLLKLKVRLTPCPPRITSSSSSGQAKEKLLQMRAVRREKIKASALSQQRSVNLPREENNATGKECPVESEETIEDIIDCIPDEVVRVAQNITVPSQDDKSSHDKKDNQKSPKVPIRQKEETQAAETRKPPTEETVTSAERPKKDEEILRRLGLVAINEASESPCDKTKQRGQSHSEKPNDLDREKLEKQLRESKANRVRSLLAEKQMRDALKGIMSKTKEEGSSSTSSTQHGTGGPCPKKKGPPPLAPLRVVKPSSGFAVTSTMVESNNPKYETPLDLSSGGTVNDNVLDLSSTLQSSSVGFSASSASSSPSPSSSSSSSSSSSSSSSSSSSVCTPPSLPLLRPQQTSLTMGSFLRKSKEMEQRKGQDTNLRTLSDVAVSRLSGCINDKNSVEPLLLGSTSIAASKVALRIPQPHHRISGYGMKNKPNLGVRHIPNPQAVVASQYRNQRAIYFNSLSQHPP; encoded by the exons ATGATCGCTGGACATAGCGACGAATTAACGCGACTAG GGTTAAGTAGCAGCATGGAGACCTGCGAGAAGGAGAAGCCACTGGTGAAAGACTTGAACGAACATATCGTCTGTCCTCTCTGCAGGGGCTACCTCGTTGATGCCACGACCCTCACGGAATGTTTGCATTCCT TTTGCAGAGGCTGCATAGTGAGACGTCTGAGCAACGGCGCTCGATTGTGCCCTGTATGCAACGTGTCGGCATCGCCGCCTCTTTTACCGGATCCTCGACTTCAAAGGTTGGTCTATCTCGTGGTTCCGGGTCTTTTCCGTTCGGAAGTCGAACGCAGGCGACACTTTCGTTTGGTAAACCCGCAATGTCCGCCATTACCGTCGCCATTCGGGGCATTGGAACTAACATTGGACGATTTCGTGAGTCTGAGCCTTCGCGAGTTAACGGACTCGAAGGACGAAGAGACTCGAGGAGAACGATCGGTTTCTTCGGCCGTAGAGGAGAAGGGTAACGAGGAGACCTCTGTTCGGGAGCCTACAACGAGATATCTCAAGTGTCCGGCTGCTGTGACGGTCCGTCATCTCGTTCGTTTGTTGACTCTTAAAAGAGGTTGGGAAGAGATGAATTCCGGAGTTAACACGGCTAACAGGATAGAGATGACATGCGAGGATTACAACGGAGATCCTCGCGGTCGCCGGAAGCCGGACGTTTTAGAAATGTCTTGGACGTTGTTGGACTTGGCTTGCATCTTCGGATGGAAGAAG GAAGCACCGTTGAAGCTATTTTATCGTATCGtgcgaaaggaagaaacagcGTCGACTTCGAAGTCTAGCCCGTGTAACGAGGATACCAACAAGGACGGTCCTACCAtggaaaatattcaaagacCGCCAACGCCACCGCCGAGTCCAAAGCCCGTGCAAGAGAACGACGTGGAATCTCGGCGAACGTTCGGAACTGGGACGGAAGCTCCTCGTGCTTTGGAAACTACGAaggagcgagaaaaagagaccaAATCAAAGAAACCCCGTTGCGAAGTCACTCCCGTGATGAGAGCGCCGGATCCCGTTGGCATCTCCTCGGTCGCGATGCAGCAGAGCAATCATGCTTCGGAGAGTTCAAGGACGAAGGAATTAGCGAGGCTGGAGCATCGAAAGCGAAGGAAACGGCGAAACAAACGAGTAATCGCGGAAATCACTACTACACCGAGAGAGGATCTCCTCAAGCTGAAGGTCAGGTTAACTCCTTGTCCCCCGAGAATTACGtccagtagtagtagtggccAGGCTAAAGAGAAATTGCTACAAATGAGGGCCGTCCGACGAGAGAAGATCAAGGCGAGCGCGTTGAGTCAACAACGTTCGGTTAATTTACCTCGGGAAGAGAATAATGCTACGGGCAAGGAGTGTCCCGTAGAATCCGAGGAAACGATAGAGGATATCATAGATTGTATACCGGACGAGGTGGTCAGAGTCGCCCAGAACATTACCGTTCCGTCGCAGGACGATAAATCTTCTCACGACAAGAAAGATAATCAGAAGTCTCCGAAGGTGCCGATTCGTCAGAAAGAGGAGACTCAAGCCGCGGAGACGCGCAAGCCGCCGACCGAGGAGACCGTAACGAGCGCGGAACGTCCGAAGAAGGACGAGGAGATTCTACGCAGGCTGGGCTTGGTAGCGATAAACGAAGCAAGCGAGTCTCCGTGCGACAAGACGAAGCAACGCGGTCAGAGTCACAGCGAGAAACCGAACGACTTGGATCGCGAAAAGTTGGAGAAACAATTACGGGAGAGCAAGGCGAATCGCGTTAGGAGTTTACTCGCTGAGAAACAAATGCGGGACGCATTGAAAGGTATAATGTCCAagacgaaggaagaaggaagttCTTCGACGTCCTCGACGCAACACGGTACAGGTGGTCCCTGCCCCAAAAAGAAGGGTCCACCCCCGTTGGCGCCTTTACGAGTGGTTAAACCTTCCTCCGGATTCGCCGTAACAAGCACAATGGTGGAATCCAACAACCCAAAGTACGAAACTCCGTTAGACCTGAGCAGCGGCGGGACGGTTAACGACAACGTTCTCGATTTGTCCTCGACATTGCAGAGTTCCTCCGTAGGTTTTTCAGCGTCATCGGCTTCCTCCTCGCCGTCTCCCTCTTCCTCATCcagttcttcttcctcgtcgtcgtcgtcttcttcctcttcttcgtccgtCTGTACGCCACCTTCTTTGCCATTACTTAGACCTCAGCAGACCAGCCTCACGATGGGTAGCTTCCTTCGCAAGTCCAAGGAGATGGAACAACGTAAAGGACAAGACACCAATCTACGAACTCTCTCGGATGTTGCGGTTTCTCGTCTCAGCGGCTGCATCAACGACAAGAATTCCGTCGAGCCTCTCCTACTTGGTTCCACTAGTATCGCTGCGAGCAAGGTCGCCTTGCGTATTCCACAACCGCATCACCGTATATCTGGCTATGGTATGAAAAACAAGCCGAATCTTGGTGTACGGCATATACCCAATCCTCAAGCTGTCGTCGCTTCTCAATACAGAAATCAAAGAGCCATTTATTTCAACAGCCTTTCCCAGCATCCGCCGTAA
- the LOC127071500 gene encoding polycomb group protein Psc-like isoform X1, whose protein sequence is MTMTKTKDDSNNDCVESMNLPRVTSTIVGLSSSMETCEKEKPLVKDLNEHIVCPLCRGYLVDATTLTECLHSFCRGCIVRRLSNGARLCPVCNVSASPPLLPDPRLQRLVYLVVPGLFRSEVERRRHFRLVNPQCPPLPSPFGALELTLDDFVSLSLRELTDSKDEETRGERSVSSAVEEKGNEETSVREPTTRYLKCPAAVTVRHLVRLLTLKRGWEEMNSGVNTANRIEMTCEDYNGDPRGRRKPDVLEMSWTLLDLACIFGWKKEAPLKLFYRIVRKEETASTSKSSPCNEDTNKDGPTMENIQRPPTPPPSPKPVQENDVESRRTFGTGTEAPRALETTKEREKETKSKKPRCEVTPVMRAPDPVGISSVAMQQSNHASESSRTKELARLEHRKRRKRRNKRVIAEITTTPREDLLKLKVRLTPCPPRITSSSSSGQAKEKLLQMRAVRREKIKASALSQQRSVNLPREENNATGKECPVESEETIEDIIDCIPDEVVRVAQNITVPSQDDKSSHDKKDNQKSPKVPIRQKEETQAAETRKPPTEETVTSAERPKKDEEILRRLGLVAINEASESPCDKTKQRGQSHSEKPNDLDREKLEKQLRESKANRVRSLLAEKQMRDALKGIMSKTKEEGSSSTSSTQHGTGGPCPKKKGPPPLAPLRVVKPSSGFAVTSTMVESNNPKYETPLDLSSGGTVNDNVLDLSSTLQSSSVGFSASSASSSPSPSSSSSSSSSSSSSSSSSSSVCTPPSLPLLRPQQTSLTMGSFLRKSKEMEQRKGQDTNLRTLSDVAVSRLSGCINDKNSVEPLLLGSTSIAASKVALRIPQPHHRISGYGMKNKPNLGVRHIPNPQAVVASQYRNQRAIYFNSLSQHPP, encoded by the exons atgacgatgacaaAGACGAAGGACGACAGTAATAACGACTGCGTCGAATC GATGAATTTGCCGAGAGTAACGTCCACCATTGTTG GGTTAAGTAGCAGCATGGAGACCTGCGAGAAGGAGAAGCCACTGGTGAAAGACTTGAACGAACATATCGTCTGTCCTCTCTGCAGGGGCTACCTCGTTGATGCCACGACCCTCACGGAATGTTTGCATTCCT TTTGCAGAGGCTGCATAGTGAGACGTCTGAGCAACGGCGCTCGATTGTGCCCTGTATGCAACGTGTCGGCATCGCCGCCTCTTTTACCGGATCCTCGACTTCAAAGGTTGGTCTATCTCGTGGTTCCGGGTCTTTTCCGTTCGGAAGTCGAACGCAGGCGACACTTTCGTTTGGTAAACCCGCAATGTCCGCCATTACCGTCGCCATTCGGGGCATTGGAACTAACATTGGACGATTTCGTGAGTCTGAGCCTTCGCGAGTTAACGGACTCGAAGGACGAAGAGACTCGAGGAGAACGATCGGTTTCTTCGGCCGTAGAGGAGAAGGGTAACGAGGAGACCTCTGTTCGGGAGCCTACAACGAGATATCTCAAGTGTCCGGCTGCTGTGACGGTCCGTCATCTCGTTCGTTTGTTGACTCTTAAAAGAGGTTGGGAAGAGATGAATTCCGGAGTTAACACGGCTAACAGGATAGAGATGACATGCGAGGATTACAACGGAGATCCTCGCGGTCGCCGGAAGCCGGACGTTTTAGAAATGTCTTGGACGTTGTTGGACTTGGCTTGCATCTTCGGATGGAAGAAG GAAGCACCGTTGAAGCTATTTTATCGTATCGtgcgaaaggaagaaacagcGTCGACTTCGAAGTCTAGCCCGTGTAACGAGGATACCAACAAGGACGGTCCTACCAtggaaaatattcaaagacCGCCAACGCCACCGCCGAGTCCAAAGCCCGTGCAAGAGAACGACGTGGAATCTCGGCGAACGTTCGGAACTGGGACGGAAGCTCCTCGTGCTTTGGAAACTACGAaggagcgagaaaaagagaccaAATCAAAGAAACCCCGTTGCGAAGTCACTCCCGTGATGAGAGCGCCGGATCCCGTTGGCATCTCCTCGGTCGCGATGCAGCAGAGCAATCATGCTTCGGAGAGTTCAAGGACGAAGGAATTAGCGAGGCTGGAGCATCGAAAGCGAAGGAAACGGCGAAACAAACGAGTAATCGCGGAAATCACTACTACACCGAGAGAGGATCTCCTCAAGCTGAAGGTCAGGTTAACTCCTTGTCCCCCGAGAATTACGtccagtagtagtagtggccAGGCTAAAGAGAAATTGCTACAAATGAGGGCCGTCCGACGAGAGAAGATCAAGGCGAGCGCGTTGAGTCAACAACGTTCGGTTAATTTACCTCGGGAAGAGAATAATGCTACGGGCAAGGAGTGTCCCGTAGAATCCGAGGAAACGATAGAGGATATCATAGATTGTATACCGGACGAGGTGGTCAGAGTCGCCCAGAACATTACCGTTCCGTCGCAGGACGATAAATCTTCTCACGACAAGAAAGATAATCAGAAGTCTCCGAAGGTGCCGATTCGTCAGAAAGAGGAGACTCAAGCCGCGGAGACGCGCAAGCCGCCGACCGAGGAGACCGTAACGAGCGCGGAACGTCCGAAGAAGGACGAGGAGATTCTACGCAGGCTGGGCTTGGTAGCGATAAACGAAGCAAGCGAGTCTCCGTGCGACAAGACGAAGCAACGCGGTCAGAGTCACAGCGAGAAACCGAACGACTTGGATCGCGAAAAGTTGGAGAAACAATTACGGGAGAGCAAGGCGAATCGCGTTAGGAGTTTACTCGCTGAGAAACAAATGCGGGACGCATTGAAAGGTATAATGTCCAagacgaaggaagaaggaagttCTTCGACGTCCTCGACGCAACACGGTACAGGTGGTCCCTGCCCCAAAAAGAAGGGTCCACCCCCGTTGGCGCCTTTACGAGTGGTTAAACCTTCCTCCGGATTCGCCGTAACAAGCACAATGGTGGAATCCAACAACCCAAAGTACGAAACTCCGTTAGACCTGAGCAGCGGCGGGACGGTTAACGACAACGTTCTCGATTTGTCCTCGACATTGCAGAGTTCCTCCGTAGGTTTTTCAGCGTCATCGGCTTCCTCCTCGCCGTCTCCCTCTTCCTCATCcagttcttcttcctcgtcgtcgtcgtcttcttcctcttcttcgtccgtCTGTACGCCACCTTCTTTGCCATTACTTAGACCTCAGCAGACCAGCCTCACGATGGGTAGCTTCCTTCGCAAGTCCAAGGAGATGGAACAACGTAAAGGACAAGACACCAATCTACGAACTCTCTCGGATGTTGCGGTTTCTCGTCTCAGCGGCTGCATCAACGACAAGAATTCCGTCGAGCCTCTCCTACTTGGTTCCACTAGTATCGCTGCGAGCAAGGTCGCCTTGCGTATTCCACAACCGCATCACCGTATATCTGGCTATGGTATGAAAAACAAGCCGAATCTTGGTGTACGGCATATACCCAATCCTCAAGCTGTCGTCGCTTCTCAATACAGAAATCAAAGAGCCATTTATTTCAACAGCCTTTCCCAGCATCCGCCGTAA
- the LOC127071500 gene encoding polycomb group protein Psc-like isoform X3 yields the protein MTERDSGEDRGLSSSMETCEKEKPLVKDLNEHIVCPLCRGYLVDATTLTECLHSFCRGCIVRRLSNGARLCPVCNVSASPPLLPDPRLQRLVYLVVPGLFRSEVERRRHFRLVNPQCPPLPSPFGALELTLDDFVSLSLRELTDSKDEETRGERSVSSAVEEKGNEETSVREPTTRYLKCPAAVTVRHLVRLLTLKRGWEEMNSGVNTANRIEMTCEDYNGDPRGRRKPDVLEMSWTLLDLACIFGWKKEAPLKLFYRIVRKEETASTSKSSPCNEDTNKDGPTMENIQRPPTPPPSPKPVQENDVESRRTFGTGTEAPRALETTKEREKETKSKKPRCEVTPVMRAPDPVGISSVAMQQSNHASESSRTKELARLEHRKRRKRRNKRVIAEITTTPREDLLKLKVRLTPCPPRITSSSSSGQAKEKLLQMRAVRREKIKASALSQQRSVNLPREENNATGKECPVESEETIEDIIDCIPDEVVRVAQNITVPSQDDKSSHDKKDNQKSPKVPIRQKEETQAAETRKPPTEETVTSAERPKKDEEILRRLGLVAINEASESPCDKTKQRGQSHSEKPNDLDREKLEKQLRESKANRVRSLLAEKQMRDALKGIMSKTKEEGSSSTSSTQHGTGGPCPKKKGPPPLAPLRVVKPSSGFAVTSTMVESNNPKYETPLDLSSGGTVNDNVLDLSSTLQSSSVGFSASSASSSPSPSSSSSSSSSSSSSSSSSSSVCTPPSLPLLRPQQTSLTMGSFLRKSKEMEQRKGQDTNLRTLSDVAVSRLSGCINDKNSVEPLLLGSTSIAASKVALRIPQPHHRISGYGMKNKPNLGVRHIPNPQAVVASQYRNQRAIYFNSLSQHPP from the exons ATGACGGAACGCGACAGCGGCGAGGATCGAG GGTTAAGTAGCAGCATGGAGACCTGCGAGAAGGAGAAGCCACTGGTGAAAGACTTGAACGAACATATCGTCTGTCCTCTCTGCAGGGGCTACCTCGTTGATGCCACGACCCTCACGGAATGTTTGCATTCCT TTTGCAGAGGCTGCATAGTGAGACGTCTGAGCAACGGCGCTCGATTGTGCCCTGTATGCAACGTGTCGGCATCGCCGCCTCTTTTACCGGATCCTCGACTTCAAAGGTTGGTCTATCTCGTGGTTCCGGGTCTTTTCCGTTCGGAAGTCGAACGCAGGCGACACTTTCGTTTGGTAAACCCGCAATGTCCGCCATTACCGTCGCCATTCGGGGCATTGGAACTAACATTGGACGATTTCGTGAGTCTGAGCCTTCGCGAGTTAACGGACTCGAAGGACGAAGAGACTCGAGGAGAACGATCGGTTTCTTCGGCCGTAGAGGAGAAGGGTAACGAGGAGACCTCTGTTCGGGAGCCTACAACGAGATATCTCAAGTGTCCGGCTGCTGTGACGGTCCGTCATCTCGTTCGTTTGTTGACTCTTAAAAGAGGTTGGGAAGAGATGAATTCCGGAGTTAACACGGCTAACAGGATAGAGATGACATGCGAGGATTACAACGGAGATCCTCGCGGTCGCCGGAAGCCGGACGTTTTAGAAATGTCTTGGACGTTGTTGGACTTGGCTTGCATCTTCGGATGGAAGAAG GAAGCACCGTTGAAGCTATTTTATCGTATCGtgcgaaaggaagaaacagcGTCGACTTCGAAGTCTAGCCCGTGTAACGAGGATACCAACAAGGACGGTCCTACCAtggaaaatattcaaagacCGCCAACGCCACCGCCGAGTCCAAAGCCCGTGCAAGAGAACGACGTGGAATCTCGGCGAACGTTCGGAACTGGGACGGAAGCTCCTCGTGCTTTGGAAACTACGAaggagcgagaaaaagagaccaAATCAAAGAAACCCCGTTGCGAAGTCACTCCCGTGATGAGAGCGCCGGATCCCGTTGGCATCTCCTCGGTCGCGATGCAGCAGAGCAATCATGCTTCGGAGAGTTCAAGGACGAAGGAATTAGCGAGGCTGGAGCATCGAAAGCGAAGGAAACGGCGAAACAAACGAGTAATCGCGGAAATCACTACTACACCGAGAGAGGATCTCCTCAAGCTGAAGGTCAGGTTAACTCCTTGTCCCCCGAGAATTACGtccagtagtagtagtggccAGGCTAAAGAGAAATTGCTACAAATGAGGGCCGTCCGACGAGAGAAGATCAAGGCGAGCGCGTTGAGTCAACAACGTTCGGTTAATTTACCTCGGGAAGAGAATAATGCTACGGGCAAGGAGTGTCCCGTAGAATCCGAGGAAACGATAGAGGATATCATAGATTGTATACCGGACGAGGTGGTCAGAGTCGCCCAGAACATTACCGTTCCGTCGCAGGACGATAAATCTTCTCACGACAAGAAAGATAATCAGAAGTCTCCGAAGGTGCCGATTCGTCAGAAAGAGGAGACTCAAGCCGCGGAGACGCGCAAGCCGCCGACCGAGGAGACCGTAACGAGCGCGGAACGTCCGAAGAAGGACGAGGAGATTCTACGCAGGCTGGGCTTGGTAGCGATAAACGAAGCAAGCGAGTCTCCGTGCGACAAGACGAAGCAACGCGGTCAGAGTCACAGCGAGAAACCGAACGACTTGGATCGCGAAAAGTTGGAGAAACAATTACGGGAGAGCAAGGCGAATCGCGTTAGGAGTTTACTCGCTGAGAAACAAATGCGGGACGCATTGAAAGGTATAATGTCCAagacgaaggaagaaggaagttCTTCGACGTCCTCGACGCAACACGGTACAGGTGGTCCCTGCCCCAAAAAGAAGGGTCCACCCCCGTTGGCGCCTTTACGAGTGGTTAAACCTTCCTCCGGATTCGCCGTAACAAGCACAATGGTGGAATCCAACAACCCAAAGTACGAAACTCCGTTAGACCTGAGCAGCGGCGGGACGGTTAACGACAACGTTCTCGATTTGTCCTCGACATTGCAGAGTTCCTCCGTAGGTTTTTCAGCGTCATCGGCTTCCTCCTCGCCGTCTCCCTCTTCCTCATCcagttcttcttcctcgtcgtcgtcgtcttcttcctcttcttcgtccgtCTGTACGCCACCTTCTTTGCCATTACTTAGACCTCAGCAGACCAGCCTCACGATGGGTAGCTTCCTTCGCAAGTCCAAGGAGATGGAACAACGTAAAGGACAAGACACCAATCTACGAACTCTCTCGGATGTTGCGGTTTCTCGTCTCAGCGGCTGCATCAACGACAAGAATTCCGTCGAGCCTCTCCTACTTGGTTCCACTAGTATCGCTGCGAGCAAGGTCGCCTTGCGTATTCCACAACCGCATCACCGTATATCTGGCTATGGTATGAAAAACAAGCCGAATCTTGGTGTACGGCATATACCCAATCCTCAAGCTGTCGTCGCTTCTCAATACAGAAATCAAAGAGCCATTTATTTCAACAGCCTTTCCCAGCATCCGCCGTAA
- the LOC127071500 gene encoding polycomb group protein Psc-like isoform X4 yields the protein MVGRGLSSSMETCEKEKPLVKDLNEHIVCPLCRGYLVDATTLTECLHSFCRGCIVRRLSNGARLCPVCNVSASPPLLPDPRLQRLVYLVVPGLFRSEVERRRHFRLVNPQCPPLPSPFGALELTLDDFVSLSLRELTDSKDEETRGERSVSSAVEEKGNEETSVREPTTRYLKCPAAVTVRHLVRLLTLKRGWEEMNSGVNTANRIEMTCEDYNGDPRGRRKPDVLEMSWTLLDLACIFGWKKEAPLKLFYRIVRKEETASTSKSSPCNEDTNKDGPTMENIQRPPTPPPSPKPVQENDVESRRTFGTGTEAPRALETTKEREKETKSKKPRCEVTPVMRAPDPVGISSVAMQQSNHASESSRTKELARLEHRKRRKRRNKRVIAEITTTPREDLLKLKVRLTPCPPRITSSSSSGQAKEKLLQMRAVRREKIKASALSQQRSVNLPREENNATGKECPVESEETIEDIIDCIPDEVVRVAQNITVPSQDDKSSHDKKDNQKSPKVPIRQKEETQAAETRKPPTEETVTSAERPKKDEEILRRLGLVAINEASESPCDKTKQRGQSHSEKPNDLDREKLEKQLRESKANRVRSLLAEKQMRDALKGIMSKTKEEGSSSTSSTQHGTGGPCPKKKGPPPLAPLRVVKPSSGFAVTSTMVESNNPKYETPLDLSSGGTVNDNVLDLSSTLQSSSVGFSASSASSSPSPSSSSSSSSSSSSSSSSSSSVCTPPSLPLLRPQQTSLTMGSFLRKSKEMEQRKGQDTNLRTLSDVAVSRLSGCINDKNSVEPLLLGSTSIAASKVALRIPQPHHRISGYGMKNKPNLGVRHIPNPQAVVASQYRNQRAIYFNSLSQHPP from the exons atggtGGGGAGAG GGTTAAGTAGCAGCATGGAGACCTGCGAGAAGGAGAAGCCACTGGTGAAAGACTTGAACGAACATATCGTCTGTCCTCTCTGCAGGGGCTACCTCGTTGATGCCACGACCCTCACGGAATGTTTGCATTCCT TTTGCAGAGGCTGCATAGTGAGACGTCTGAGCAACGGCGCTCGATTGTGCCCTGTATGCAACGTGTCGGCATCGCCGCCTCTTTTACCGGATCCTCGACTTCAAAGGTTGGTCTATCTCGTGGTTCCGGGTCTTTTCCGTTCGGAAGTCGAACGCAGGCGACACTTTCGTTTGGTAAACCCGCAATGTCCGCCATTACCGTCGCCATTCGGGGCATTGGAACTAACATTGGACGATTTCGTGAGTCTGAGCCTTCGCGAGTTAACGGACTCGAAGGACGAAGAGACTCGAGGAGAACGATCGGTTTCTTCGGCCGTAGAGGAGAAGGGTAACGAGGAGACCTCTGTTCGGGAGCCTACAACGAGATATCTCAAGTGTCCGGCTGCTGTGACGGTCCGTCATCTCGTTCGTTTGTTGACTCTTAAAAGAGGTTGGGAAGAGATGAATTCCGGAGTTAACACGGCTAACAGGATAGAGATGACATGCGAGGATTACAACGGAGATCCTCGCGGTCGCCGGAAGCCGGACGTTTTAGAAATGTCTTGGACGTTGTTGGACTTGGCTTGCATCTTCGGATGGAAGAAG GAAGCACCGTTGAAGCTATTTTATCGTATCGtgcgaaaggaagaaacagcGTCGACTTCGAAGTCTAGCCCGTGTAACGAGGATACCAACAAGGACGGTCCTACCAtggaaaatattcaaagacCGCCAACGCCACCGCCGAGTCCAAAGCCCGTGCAAGAGAACGACGTGGAATCTCGGCGAACGTTCGGAACTGGGACGGAAGCTCCTCGTGCTTTGGAAACTACGAaggagcgagaaaaagagaccaAATCAAAGAAACCCCGTTGCGAAGTCACTCCCGTGATGAGAGCGCCGGATCCCGTTGGCATCTCCTCGGTCGCGATGCAGCAGAGCAATCATGCTTCGGAGAGTTCAAGGACGAAGGAATTAGCGAGGCTGGAGCATCGAAAGCGAAGGAAACGGCGAAACAAACGAGTAATCGCGGAAATCACTACTACACCGAGAGAGGATCTCCTCAAGCTGAAGGTCAGGTTAACTCCTTGTCCCCCGAGAATTACGtccagtagtagtagtggccAGGCTAAAGAGAAATTGCTACAAATGAGGGCCGTCCGACGAGAGAAGATCAAGGCGAGCGCGTTGAGTCAACAACGTTCGGTTAATTTACCTCGGGAAGAGAATAATGCTACGGGCAAGGAGTGTCCCGTAGAATCCGAGGAAACGATAGAGGATATCATAGATTGTATACCGGACGAGGTGGTCAGAGTCGCCCAGAACATTACCGTTCCGTCGCAGGACGATAAATCTTCTCACGACAAGAAAGATAATCAGAAGTCTCCGAAGGTGCCGATTCGTCAGAAAGAGGAGACTCAAGCCGCGGAGACGCGCAAGCCGCCGACCGAGGAGACCGTAACGAGCGCGGAACGTCCGAAGAAGGACGAGGAGATTCTACGCAGGCTGGGCTTGGTAGCGATAAACGAAGCAAGCGAGTCTCCGTGCGACAAGACGAAGCAACGCGGTCAGAGTCACAGCGAGAAACCGAACGACTTGGATCGCGAAAAGTTGGAGAAACAATTACGGGAGAGCAAGGCGAATCGCGTTAGGAGTTTACTCGCTGAGAAACAAATGCGGGACGCATTGAAAGGTATAATGTCCAagacgaaggaagaaggaagttCTTCGACGTCCTCGACGCAACACGGTACAGGTGGTCCCTGCCCCAAAAAGAAGGGTCCACCCCCGTTGGCGCCTTTACGAGTGGTTAAACCTTCCTCCGGATTCGCCGTAACAAGCACAATGGTGGAATCCAACAACCCAAAGTACGAAACTCCGTTAGACCTGAGCAGCGGCGGGACGGTTAACGACAACGTTCTCGATTTGTCCTCGACATTGCAGAGTTCCTCCGTAGGTTTTTCAGCGTCATCGGCTTCCTCCTCGCCGTCTCCCTCTTCCTCATCcagttcttcttcctcgtcgtcgtcgtcttcttcctcttcttcgtccgtCTGTACGCCACCTTCTTTGCCATTACTTAGACCTCAGCAGACCAGCCTCACGATGGGTAGCTTCCTTCGCAAGTCCAAGGAGATGGAACAACGTAAAGGACAAGACACCAATCTACGAACTCTCTCGGATGTTGCGGTTTCTCGTCTCAGCGGCTGCATCAACGACAAGAATTCCGTCGAGCCTCTCCTACTTGGTTCCACTAGTATCGCTGCGAGCAAGGTCGCCTTGCGTATTCCACAACCGCATCACCGTATATCTGGCTATGGTATGAAAAACAAGCCGAATCTTGGTGTACGGCATATACCCAATCCTCAAGCTGTCGTCGCTTCTCAATACAGAAATCAAAGAGCCATTTATTTCAACAGCCTTTCCCAGCATCCGCCGTAA